Proteins found in one Herbiconiux sp. A18JL235 genomic segment:
- a CDS encoding DinB family protein produces the protein MAIVPDTKNWTWVLERECPECGFDSSATEASAVAGLVRENAAAWPAVLERAGVRERPDDATWSALEYGAHVRDVFRVSQKRFALMLAETDPEFADWDQDATAVEDRYGEQDPAVVARQLVEEGEALAALLESVPADAWERRGFRSDGSAFTVDTLARYVIHDPVHHLHDVHGD, from the coding sequence ATGGCGATTGTTCCTGATACGAAGAACTGGACGTGGGTGCTCGAGCGGGAGTGCCCGGAGTGCGGGTTCGACTCGTCGGCGACTGAGGCGTCGGCGGTCGCGGGGCTCGTGCGCGAGAACGCGGCGGCGTGGCCGGCGGTGCTGGAGCGCGCGGGCGTGCGGGAGCGGCCCGACGACGCCACCTGGTCGGCGCTCGAGTACGGGGCACATGTGCGCGACGTGTTCCGGGTGTCGCAGAAGCGGTTCGCGCTGATGCTGGCCGAGACCGACCCCGAGTTCGCTGATTGGGATCAGGACGCCACCGCGGTCGAGGATCGTTACGGCGAGCAAGACCCCGCCGTCGTCGCCCGACAGCTCGTCGAGGAGGGGGAGGCGCTCGCGGCCCTGCTCGAGAGCGTGCCCGCCGATGCGTGGGAGCGCCGCGGCTTCCGCAGCGACGGTTCCGCGTTCACCGTGGACACGCTGGCGCGCTACGTCATCCACGACCCCGTGCACCACCTCCACGACGTGCACGGCGACTGA
- a CDS encoding adenosylhomocysteinase, producing MSTAQTTESESAARGAARVEWIRSRMPLLAQARAELAVSRPFAGHRIGMSLHLEPKTAVLLETLAAGGAEVVGTGNHGSTQDDVVDYLKAEGMTLFGRRDDSLDEHHANVARVLDARPDMLLDNGGDLAAGVVARGVTASILGGTEETTSGGDRLRGELAGAVPFPMIVINDSLLKAIGENKHAVGQSVVESFMRITNLMVPGRRFVVFGYGWCGRGVAHYLRALGGKVAVVEVDELKAFEAALDGFRVSTGVDLAPWGDVFITATGHPDVLTMEAIDRMRDGAVLANCGHFPWEIDVAGLRAAATGSREIVEAIERIELPGGRHVILIAGGRMFNLAGREPKGNSLESMDLGFLLQTLSLERVATAAATLTPGAQPVPDDIDRTIARRMLAAMNASE from the coding sequence ATGAGCACCGCACAGACCACCGAGTCCGAGTCCGCAGCCCGAGGCGCCGCCCGCGTCGAGTGGATCCGCTCCCGCATGCCCCTGCTCGCCCAGGCCCGCGCCGAGCTCGCCGTCAGCCGGCCGTTCGCGGGGCACCGCATCGGCATGTCGCTGCACCTCGAGCCGAAGACGGCTGTGCTGCTCGAGACCCTCGCCGCCGGCGGCGCCGAGGTGGTGGGCACCGGCAACCACGGCTCGACCCAAGACGACGTGGTCGACTATCTCAAGGCCGAGGGCATGACCCTCTTCGGCCGCCGCGACGACAGCCTCGACGAGCACCACGCGAATGTCGCTCGAGTGCTCGACGCCCGCCCCGACATGCTGCTCGACAACGGCGGCGACCTCGCCGCCGGCGTCGTGGCCCGGGGCGTCACGGCGAGCATCCTGGGAGGCACCGAGGAGACCACCTCGGGCGGCGACCGGCTGCGAGGCGAACTCGCGGGGGCGGTGCCGTTCCCGATGATCGTCATCAACGACAGCCTTCTCAAGGCCATCGGCGAGAACAAGCACGCCGTGGGCCAGTCGGTGGTGGAGAGCTTCATGCGCATCACAAACCTCATGGTGCCCGGCCGTCGCTTCGTCGTCTTCGGCTACGGCTGGTGCGGGCGCGGCGTCGCCCATTACCTCCGCGCGCTCGGCGGCAAGGTCGCCGTGGTCGAGGTCGACGAGCTGAAGGCCTTCGAGGCTGCTCTCGACGGGTTCCGGGTGTCGACCGGGGTCGACCTCGCCCCCTGGGGCGACGTGTTCATCACCGCGACCGGCCACCCGGACGTGCTCACGATGGAGGCCATCGACCGGATGCGCGACGGCGCCGTTCTCGCCAACTGCGGTCACTTCCCCTGGGAGATCGACGTCGCGGGCCTGCGGGCGGCGGCCACCGGCAGCCGCGAGATCGTCGAGGCCATCGAGCGCATCGAGCTGCCCGGCGGGCGCCACGTCATCCTGATCGCCGGTGGCCGCATGTTCAACCTCGCCGGCCGGGAGCCGAAGGGCAACTCGCTCGAGTCGATGGACCTGGGCTTCCTCCTGCAGACGCTCTCACTCGAGCGCGTCGCCACCGCCGCCGCGACCCTGACGCCGGGCGCCCAGCCCGTTCCCGACGACATCGACCGCACCATCGCGCGACGCATGCTCGCGGCGATGAACGCGTCGGAGTAG
- a CDS encoding ABC transporter permease, with protein MSGSGIGNVASNNLAPTGGVPPTEHNHPDSTGESLATVVVKSWKAPIAFGIFAIGAIILFIAFGRDGSSTFRLSTDSDLIQLPEVVLPTRATGIVISIVLVLLAALSAWLVWSGRKVRLWLIAVFAVLFLVAFLTWASAGQTIPVPGLLIGTVSLSVPLIFGAMGGVISERVGVVNVAIEGQLLAGAFASAVIASVTGNPFVGLIGAVVAGTLVSFVLAAFSIKYLVDQVIVGVVLNVLVTGLTSFLYSKVLTADPEVLNSPTRFDRIPIPLLSEIPIIGPTLFRQTIVVYLMYIAVAVVFYGLFKTKWGLRVRAVGEHPQAADTVGIKVNATRFWNVALAGAIAGLGGAYFTLGSVGAFNKEMTAGAGYIALAAVIFGRWDPIRATLAALLFGFASNLQNVLGIIGSPVPSEFMLMLPYVVTIFAVAGLVGRVRGPAAAGRPYVAS; from the coding sequence ATGAGCGGATCGGGCATCGGCAACGTGGCGTCGAACAACCTCGCACCCACGGGTGGGGTCCCTCCCACCGAGCACAACCATCCCGATTCGACGGGAGAGTCGCTCGCGACCGTCGTGGTGAAGAGCTGGAAGGCCCCCATCGCCTTCGGCATCTTCGCGATCGGCGCCATCATCCTGTTCATCGCCTTCGGTCGCGACGGGTCGTCGACGTTCCGGCTGTCGACCGACTCCGACCTCATCCAGCTCCCCGAGGTCGTGCTCCCCACCCGCGCCACCGGCATCGTCATCTCGATCGTGCTCGTGCTGCTCGCGGCGCTCTCGGCCTGGCTCGTGTGGAGCGGGCGCAAGGTGCGGCTGTGGCTCATCGCGGTGTTCGCGGTGCTCTTCCTCGTCGCGTTCCTCACCTGGGCGTCGGCGGGGCAGACCATTCCGGTGCCCGGTCTCCTCATCGGAACCGTGTCGCTCTCGGTGCCGCTCATCTTCGGTGCCATGGGCGGCGTCATCTCCGAGCGGGTGGGCGTCGTGAACGTCGCCATCGAGGGGCAGCTGCTCGCCGGGGCCTTCGCCTCGGCCGTCATCGCCTCGGTGACGGGAAACCCTTTCGTGGGGCTCATCGGTGCGGTGGTCGCCGGAACCCTGGTGTCGTTCGTGCTCGCCGCGTTCTCGATCAAGTACCTGGTCGACCAGGTGATCGTCGGTGTCGTGCTCAACGTGCTGGTGACCGGCCTCACCTCCTTCCTCTACTCGAAGGTGCTCACGGCCGACCCCGAGGTTCTCAACTCGCCCACCCGGTTCGACCGCATCCCCATCCCGCTGCTGTCGGAGATCCCGATCATCGGGCCCACCCTGTTCCGGCAGACGATCGTCGTGTACCTCATGTACATCGCCGTGGCCGTGGTGTTCTACGGACTGTTCAAGACCAAGTGGGGCCTTCGGGTGCGAGCCGTGGGCGAGCATCCGCAGGCCGCCGACACCGTGGGCATCAAGGTGAACGCCACCCGGTTCTGGAACGTGGCGCTCGCGGGTGCCATCGCCGGCCTCGGCGGTGCGTACTTCACGCTCGGCTCGGTGGGTGCCTTCAACAAGGAGATGACGGCGGGCGCCGGGTACATCGCCCTGGCCGCGGTGATCTTCGGGCGGTGGGATCCCATCCGGGCCACCCTCGCCGCGCTGCTGTTCGGCTTCGCGTCGAACTTGCAGAACGTGCTCGGCATCATCGGTTCGCCGGTGCCGTCGGAGTTCATGCTCATGCTGCCCTACGTCGTGACGATCTTCGCCGTGGCGGGGCTCGTGGGCCGGGTGCGTGGGCCGGCGGCTGCGGGTCGACCGTATGTCGCGTCTTAG
- a CDS encoding IclR family transcriptional regulator yields the protein MPPEYAVPALEKALDIIEVLAGRESGLSQLEISQAVERSPSQIFRVLSTLERRGYLARDRQTSLYSLSMRLFDLVNRQEPTRTLVAAAAGPMRRLADTVGQSCNLSVVDVDRVRVVAQAESPADFGFRVRVGAEFSLVSTATGAVLSAFGAVHDGIDDEAEAGAAVARIRELGYLERADPVQPSITDLVFPVLNRDRAALAALTVPYVSTSYSATTRESVVHAARETADEISENLGF from the coding sequence ATGCCCCCTGAGTACGCCGTTCCGGCGCTCGAGAAGGCGCTCGACATCATCGAGGTGCTCGCGGGCCGCGAGTCCGGCCTCAGCCAGCTCGAGATCTCCCAGGCGGTCGAGCGCTCGCCGAGCCAGATCTTCCGGGTGCTGAGCACCCTCGAGCGCCGCGGGTACCTCGCCCGCGACCGGCAGACGAGCCTCTACTCGCTCTCGATGCGGCTCTTCGACCTGGTGAATCGACAGGAGCCCACCCGCACCCTGGTCGCGGCGGCGGCGGGGCCCATGCGCCGGCTCGCCGACACCGTGGGGCAGTCGTGCAACCTCAGCGTGGTCGACGTCGACCGGGTGCGCGTGGTGGCCCAGGCCGAGAGCCCAGCCGACTTCGGGTTCCGGGTGCGGGTGGGTGCCGAGTTCTCGCTGGTCTCCACAGCGACCGGCGCGGTGCTCTCCGCCTTCGGTGCGGTGCACGACGGCATCGACGACGAGGCGGAGGCCGGCGCGGCCGTGGCGCGCATCCGGGAGCTCGGCTACCTCGAACGGGCCGACCCGGTTCAACCGTCGATCACCGACCTCGTCTTCCCGGTGCTGAACCGCGACCGCGCCGCGCTCGCAGCGCTCACCGTGCCGTACGTGTCGACGAGCTACAGTGCGACCACCCGCGAAAGCGTCGTTCACGCTGCGCGGGAGACCGCCGACGAGATCAGCGAGAACCTCGGTTTCTGA
- a CDS encoding nucleoside hydrolase has product MTRKIILDCDPGHDDAIAILLAHGSPEIELLAVTTVVGNQTLEKVTRNALSVARVAGITGVPFAAGCERPLVRSVEVAPDIHGESGLDGPVLPEPVLELDPRHAVDLIIETVMAHEPGTVTLVPTGGLTNIALAARKEPRIVPRVKEVVLMGGGYHVGNWSATSEFNIIIDPEAAHIVFNESWPLTMVGLDLTHQALATPEVVERIRAVGTGPSQFVVELLDFFAHSYQEAQGFVHPPVHDPCAVAQVIDPSVMTVRAVPLDVELAGTLTLGMTVADFRNPAPADCTTKVAVDLDHERFWSLIVDALERIGGPARV; this is encoded by the coding sequence ATGACCCGAAAGATCATCCTCGACTGCGACCCCGGTCACGACGACGCCATCGCGATCCTCCTCGCCCACGGCAGTCCCGAGATCGAGTTGCTCGCCGTCACCACGGTGGTCGGCAATCAGACCCTGGAGAAGGTCACCCGCAACGCGCTCTCGGTCGCCCGCGTGGCCGGCATCACGGGGGTGCCGTTCGCGGCCGGGTGCGAGCGCCCGCTCGTGCGCAGCGTAGAGGTGGCCCCCGACATCCACGGCGAGTCGGGTCTCGACGGGCCGGTGCTCCCCGAGCCCGTGCTCGAGCTCGACCCGCGCCACGCGGTCGACCTCATCATCGAGACGGTCATGGCGCACGAGCCGGGTACCGTCACCCTCGTGCCCACCGGCGGTCTCACGAACATCGCGCTCGCGGCCCGCAAGGAGCCCCGCATCGTGCCGCGCGTGAAGGAGGTCGTTCTCATGGGGGGCGGCTACCACGTCGGCAACTGGAGCGCGACGAGCGAGTTCAACATCATCATCGACCCCGAGGCCGCGCACATCGTGTTCAACGAGTCATGGCCCCTCACCATGGTCGGCCTCGACCTCACCCACCAGGCCCTCGCGACCCCCGAGGTGGTGGAGCGCATCCGCGCCGTCGGAACCGGGCCGTCGCAGTTCGTCGTCGAACTGCTCGACTTCTTCGCGCACAGCTACCAGGAGGCGCAGGGTTTCGTGCACCCGCCGGTCCACGACCCGTGCGCCGTCGCCCAGGTCATCGATCCCTCGGTCATGACGGTGCGCGCCGTGCCGCTCGACGTCGAACTCGCCGGCACGCTCACGCTCGGCATGACGGTCGCCGACTTCCGCAACCCCGCACCCGCCGACTGCACGACGAAGGTGGCCGTCGACCTCGACCACGAGCGCTTCTGGTCGCTCATCGTCGACGCCCTCGAACGCATCGGTGGGCCCGCCAGGGTGTGA
- a CDS encoding cytidine deaminase, producing the protein MSSSVDVVSASGAVDWDALRAVALDAMTKAYVPYSNFPVGVAAIVDDGRVISGCNVENASYGLTLCAECTLVSTLMMTGGGKLVAFTCVDGNGGALMPCGRCRQLLFEHSAEGMLLETVSGIKTIDEVIPDAFGPRTLVEYREGGAS; encoded by the coding sequence GTGAGTTCTTCTGTCGACGTGGTGTCCGCATCCGGAGCCGTGGACTGGGATGCGTTGCGCGCCGTCGCGCTCGACGCGATGACCAAGGCGTACGTGCCGTACTCGAACTTCCCCGTGGGGGTGGCAGCGATCGTCGACGACGGGCGGGTCATCTCGGGGTGCAACGTCGAGAACGCGTCGTACGGGCTGACGCTGTGTGCCGAGTGCACGCTCGTGTCGACGCTCATGATGACGGGCGGCGGCAAGCTCGTCGCCTTCACCTGCGTCGACGGCAACGGCGGCGCGCTCATGCCGTGCGGCCGCTGCCGGCAACTGCTGTTCGAGCACTCCGCCGAAGGGATGCTGCTCGAGACGGTGTCGGGCATCAAGACGATCGACGAGGTCATTCCCGACGCCTTCGGGCCGCGCACGCTCGTGGAGTACCGGGAGGGTGGCGCCTCCTAG
- a CDS encoding thymidine phosphorylase, protein MATEKFDVVDLIRTKRDHGVLGTAEIDWLIDAYTRGYVADEQMAALAMAILLNGMSRDEIRDLTLAMIASGERMDFSGLGKPTVDKHSTGGVGDKITLPLMPLVAAFGVAVPQLSGRGLGHTGGTLDKLESIPGWRASLTNEEIFAQLASVNGVICAAGSGLAPADKKLYALRDITGTVEAIPLIASSIMSKKIAEGTESLVLDVKFGSGAFMQDIDLSRELARTMVDLGNDAGVRTTALLTNMNVPLGLAIGNANEVRESVEVLQGGGPADVVELTVALAAEMLRLAGQPDADVAEALRDGRAMDSWNRVIRAQGGDPTAALPVARETETVLAPRSGVLLRQDALAFGIAAWRLGAGRARAQDPVQHAAGIDLHAKPGDHVVEGQPLFTLSADDGSRFARAFESLEGAYDIGAPSEYPGAAPLVAERIS, encoded by the coding sequence ATGGCCACCGAGAAGTTCGATGTCGTCGACCTCATCCGCACCAAGCGCGACCACGGGGTGCTCGGCACCGCCGAGATCGACTGGCTGATCGACGCCTACACGCGGGGGTACGTCGCCGACGAGCAGATGGCGGCGCTCGCGATGGCGATCCTGCTGAACGGGATGTCGCGCGACGAGATCCGCGACCTCACGCTCGCGATGATCGCGTCGGGGGAGCGGATGGACTTCTCGGGGCTCGGCAAGCCCACCGTCGACAAGCACTCCACCGGGGGAGTGGGCGACAAGATCACGCTGCCCCTCATGCCGCTCGTCGCCGCGTTCGGCGTGGCCGTGCCGCAGCTCTCGGGGCGCGGACTCGGGCACACCGGCGGCACCCTCGACAAGCTCGAATCGATTCCCGGGTGGCGTGCGTCGCTGACGAACGAGGAGATCTTCGCCCAGCTCGCCTCGGTGAACGGCGTGATCTGCGCGGCGGGTTCCGGGCTCGCACCTGCCGACAAGAAGCTCTACGCGCTGCGCGACATCACGGGCACCGTGGAGGCCATCCCGCTCATCGCCTCCTCGATCATGTCGAAGAAGATCGCCGAGGGCACCGAATCGCTGGTGCTCGACGTGAAGTTCGGCTCGGGCGCCTTCATGCAGGACATCGACCTGTCGCGCGAGCTCGCGCGCACCATGGTCGATCTCGGCAACGATGCGGGGGTGCGCACCACGGCCCTGCTGACGAACATGAACGTTCCGCTCGGGCTCGCGATCGGCAACGCCAACGAGGTGCGCGAATCGGTGGAGGTGCTGCAGGGCGGAGGCCCGGCCGACGTGGTCGAGCTGACCGTCGCGCTCGCGGCCGAGATGCTGCGCCTCGCCGGGCAGCCCGACGCCGACGTGGCCGAGGCGCTGCGCGACGGGCGGGCCATGGATTCGTGGAACCGCGTCATCCGAGCCCAGGGCGGCGACCCCACGGCTGCGCTGCCGGTGGCGCGCGAGACCGAGACGGTGCTCGCGCCGCGCTCCGGTGTGCTGCTGCGTCAAGACGCCCTCGCCTTCGGCATCGCCGCCTGGCGCCTCGGCGCCGGGCGCGCCCGCGCCCAAGACCCCGTGCAGCACGCCGCCGGCATCGACCTGCACGCGAAGCCCGGAGACCACGTGGTGGAGGGCCAGCCCCTGTTCACCCTCTCCGCCGACGACGGCTCCCGCTTCGCCCGCGCCTTCGAATCCCTCGAGGGCGCCTACGACATCGGCGCCCCCTCGGAGTACCCCGGCGCAGCCCCCCTCGTCGCCGAGCGCATCTCGTAG